From Manihot esculenta cultivar AM560-2 chromosome 18, M.esculenta_v8, whole genome shotgun sequence:
aaaaagaatcaaTTATTTAAGTTACATTaagttttttgataaaaaaatttaattgtttatgtTGAGTGATTTAACAATAAACtctattgaaaaattatttaaaattattttaaaataattataaataataaatttaaaaataataataataaaaaaaaaactctacatAAATTTCTACTGCTAGACATTTGATAAAAAGCATGTTACACTTGGTAAAAACTCTAAAGTCTTTCCACGAGTCGGACGTAGAAATCATCAAAACTTTACACTCTCTTCGTATTATAAAAATAGGccactaattattttatataaattaaacaaaatatagTTAAGATAGTTAAAGTTTTATTATGTTTTCTATTCTTTCTGCTCATATTTACTCTACTACTAAACTATTCCTTCAATTAACAAAAAGTgaaaagtataaataaaaatatattatattgttGTATCGATAtttcactttaaaatttattatttaatttatattaaaataatatttataatattatacggttaataaataaaataatttttaaatattattaaaaatattaatataaaaattatattataaaatattaatttaatataaattaaatcaatgactctaaaataaaaataaatgaaattatataatattttttatatttttaattaataaatatattttattcatcatgtcaatattttttaataatattaaaaaattatcactaTTTACTAACGGTATAATACTACtaatattattttgattcaaaatcacatactataaaataaaattagtaaaaatatagaattttttttttttttacttttttacttaataaaacttaatttaTTGTATATACTGATAGGGGTGCGtcagtaaaataataaatacaatatcattaaaaaaatgtctataatttagaataaataaaaagaaatatttttatacaataaaaaaaatcttaatttagagATAAAATTTATACTTCTCACCTATTGCGCTTATGTTTAAATAATACATTATTACactaaataatttcatttatttataattctcttatttagaatgaaagatttaataaaaatttaatttaatttatttttttttctgttaatttcattatttaaaatgaaaaaaatatttttttttatttataaaaattttatttttaaaaacaaataaaattatgtattaatttttataagaattcatttaaatttttttatttcaaaatcaaTCCAAGAGAATTTAGATGTACTGTAATTAGGTGTAGTTCATGTTTTAAcctctaaattaaattattattgcaTCTGATTTTATTTGATAGAGTTAAACCtacagttaaaaaaaaataattatagaggCCATATTGTCTTTAGATGCTTTCTGGGATAATAATATAATCAATAGCCTCAATCATTACTAATTGTTATTGGTCCTTTTCGAAAAGGATATTTGCCTAAATCAATGTTATTGTCAactatcttttattttatttgtatttgtCAATGTTGCCTGagattctataaaaaaaaacttccaatcttttattttattattttctctccaAAGTAATTAGaggaaaataaggaaaaaacttatttacctttcttcttttattttatttaattttttttttccaacaaGAAAAAGTCACTTTCCCTTTCCTTATTTTCCCCACATCCAAACATAGGTTGAAAGAACTAGAAATTATTGTTGTACATCAAACGGCATTGGCCACAACTCCTCCAGCAATTACCAGTGGGGAAACTGCGATAGGGCTCCTAACTGTGTGAACTCCATTCTCTTCTATCCAAACGAGGGAACCAAATTGGACACTCATTTTCTTGTCCCCGCTGTACTTTATGGTAATACAATAGCTTTGCTTGTCATATTTTTTCCCAAACACCAGAGTTGTCGGTGAGACGGTAACTATTGATCCCTTTGGTGCAGTAACCTTAGCTTTATAAGTAGCAGCATCTTCTCCCACATTTGTTACTGTCCTCTTGAACTTCTGGACCATCACTGATGTTGTTTTGTTATCGTACAAAGCGATAAAAGATGGGTAGTTGAGATCAGAAGATGGGTTTGAACAATGGTAACGCTTTGATCTTGTAATCgccaaaatttgattttttgtgTAATTCATGGAGCATAGGAGATTTACGTAGTCTTGTGGGGTGGCGTCATAAATCAGACCTGGGTCCAGTGCTCGATTAGGATCAATTTGGCCAGCTCCCATGGCTAATGGAGATGCATGTGCAAACTTTTCAGCACCATTGTCTATGATTGGATTTTGAGTGTTGTCTAATGGGTTTGCAGTGGTCATCATGGCAGACCGAATAGCTGCAGGACTCCATTCAGGGTGGGCACCTTTTAAGAGGGCAGCCACACCAGAAGCATGAGGACAAGCCATCGATGTGCCAGAGATCATATCGAAATCACTAGACAAGTATATGTTCAATCCAATTTGAGCTGACTGTCCATTTGGAATCCAAGAGGCCAAAACTTGAGAACCAGGGGCCATTATATCCGGTTTCAAAATGGAAGGATAGCTCGGCGAGGGACCTCTTGAAGTGTATATAGCTGCAGCTGGCGCCGGTTTTGTGCCTGTAATGGTTTGCTGGAACTTCATGCTAGCGGAAGGCTTCTCATAAGTTGTGGCATATTCAATGACGGCCGATGCTTCACTGGGGCTAATCACAACGGAAGGACTATAACTGCCGCCTAATTCTAACAAAGATGGATCATTTGAAATGAAAATAGCAGCAGCCACATTTGGAGAGGCTGCAATAGCATTCATTTGATTAAAAACTTCCCCAATATCGTCACATAAGATGATGCCAAACTGAGCTTGAGATAACAGCTTAGTGGAGTTGCACGCTGAAAAGGTCTTGTTGTGAATCAACGGCAGATTATCAACCAATGCATTAGCTGGGAACAAAGTCCATCCAATAATGGTTTGGCCATTGCCTAGACTTAAAGTCCCAGCAAATGAGCGATCAATGGTACCAGCTGCAACAGTCAAGAGCCATGGAATCCCATTATGCAAGGTCCCAAGATCTGGCCCTTCATTTCCTGCTGAAGATGAGACCACCACTCCGTTTTCCATTGCTGCAAATGAGGCTATGGCAATGGGGTCCTCGTACAGTGGCACTCCATCGAAGCCCATGGAGATAGAAATCACATCAACACCATCAGCAATAGCTTGGTCCATACCAGCAAGAACATCAGAGGCATAGCGACCCTCTTCCCAGAGTACCTTGTACATAGCCACTCTAGCTCGTGGTGCCATACCCCTTGCTGTACCAGTAGCATAGCCAAAATATGTTGCATCTTCAACATAGTTCCCTGCAGCTGTGGAGGAAGTGTGGGTCCCATGTCCAAAAATGTCCCTTGGAGAGTTCATGAAAATTTTAGTCCCAGGATGGGCAGCTATAACTCCTTTGTTGAAATATCTAGCTCCAATGAGCTTTGAGTTGCACATGGAGGAATTGaactcttctccttcttcacAAATTCCCTTCCATCTGGAAGGTACTGCAGTCATACCATCATCTCTAAAGCTCTTGCTCTCTGGCCACACACCACTGTCGATGACTCCAATGATAACATCTTCACCGAAATTGGAAGCAGGCCATAGGCCGGTGGATGGATTGAGGGAAAGAAATTTGTAAGTGTGAGTGGTGTCCACTGTGGCCGTCTTGTCTTTGTAAGCAGAAACGAAACCTGGGGAATTTCTTAGAGTTTGAAGTTGAGAAGAAGATAAAACAGCAGTAAAACCATGAGCAGCGTTATCGTAAGAGTAGACAAATGATGATGGGAGACTATGGTCATTGTGTGACGACGAGAGATTGTTATAGGTAGATTTGAGGGAATTGCATATTGATGAGTACCAGTCTTGATGGTTATTGAAGGTTTTGGGCATCAGAGATTTGTCCATATGGACGATGTACGTGGCCCTGTCTTCTAAAGCAGAGATTGCAGAACGAGCATCGAAGAAACAAGGGCAGgcaagaaagaaaaggaaaaggggAAGCATCTTCATTTTTTCCCCCATTATCTCTGAAGACTTTGCTTTGTTGCATGGATCGCCTCCTCATCCGCTCATATATATAGTTGAATTTATGATGGTACGTATGTAGTATTATTTTTCGTATAGGAAATAATGCAATAAAAAATGAGTCATGAAAAATTTAAGGATATTCGactaaaaatattaatgttGACGTCGTATTTctattctaatttatttttttttaattttaatttaattgatttaattttttattttagtataattttatttaatttataaatttataaatttaatagtttgcAATTCGATAATTTAAATAGTAAGcaacatatattattattattattttaatcagTTAACCGACCGAAAAAAATCTTATGtttgtattattttatattttaatttaattatttaaattttaaattaattagtataacattttatatttaaatataattttaatcaatttttaaaattaaaattaaaaattaaaaatataattattaaatatataattcacaTTTTTTCATcgcaataaattttattttataataataattataaatatttttataacaaatatattatttaatctacAATAAAGAGcataacaataattaaaaataatatatttatattatatatttaacagttaaattattatttttttaaatgaaaattattattatttttaaaattaaatatatcaattaaattaaataaaatatgagtttgacattattttcatatataaaattaatttatattttaaaaataataaaatactatattcaaatattttatttgaatccttacatttttatttttaaaaattaattaaaattatatataaatataaatgttaaatcaatttatttaaaatttaaacgtttgaattagaatataaaataatataaacgttcaattttttcaattatttgactattagtttatataaaaaaataataatattacatgtgatatattatttaaattatcaaattgcgtataaattattaaaatttaaaaatttacatatagactaaaattatattaaattataaaaattgaatcaattaaattaaaattaaaaaaatagaattaaaatgtaaatatatatataataaatgtagaattttttagattaattgaccaaaattttaatactttataaatacttataaatattcaattaatagtAAGTCTAATATGTAGGTGTGATTTATCAttctttaaatatataatatattttaattaattgaagaTATAGGATGAGGCGTGAGGCATATTTGATTTATTGTTGATTACTAGAGGATAATGACAAAAATCTGAGAACTCAATGGTCAGCTTTCATATATATTCGAGATTTGCTATGTCCAAAGATTGATTTATTACAAGAAGGAGAGTCACCTCTTATTGCAAGTTCAATCACTATCCacaaagatgaaaaaaaaaaaaaaaatcactatccataataataataataataataataataataattttgataatatcgATCCACTCCGACCTTGGCCACAAACGTCCTATCTAATTACTAATTGATTACTGGTCCAACCTACAGGGAATGAACCAGAAATTTATGTCCAATTTATGTCTAAAAGAAATGTCTATTTTTTCCTTCAAGCATATAATATTAGATGAAAGGAGCTTTCCACCAATATGtgtttatatttttcttatttggcataattcattaataaatgCTTTAAAAGTCATacaatatttcaattttttttaattaaaaaatttaaattattttattctaaacATACTAATAGTTAcgtaataaaatttcataattaatcaAGAATTATGTTTTCTTATTCTAAAATGAATTTAAGTTATAGAATTGTTTAACATTTAGTAGAATGATaaactaatttaataattaattaattaattactaataataattCAAATCGTATGCAGCATACACACAGgacaagaaagaaaatgtggAAGCAGAGCCTGCAGTGCAAACAAAAAcagcattaaaaaaaaaaacataagatGCTTGAGGAATGTAAAGCTTTGCAGAAGTGATCAAACAAAAGCCCCCAAGTTTGCAACGAAATTCGTATCACGAAACAGTGACAAATGGCTTATTTGCCGTCTTCTCCACCTCTTCTTTGTAGTTATCGCATCCTCTATCTTCTGCAATAGTTCAGCCTATGATCTGAAACCTACTTATATATTCACTTTCTTATGAAATCATAATTAAGGATGAAAAGAGTATTTATGTTTTGTAGACTAATGCATGGGAGTGGACTTGCCAGTGAAAATTTTAAGGGGATAAAAAAGGGAAAACTTTAGATAGATATTACATAAATTCAACTCTGCAGGCCATAATGATTTGTAAACAATGAGTTGAATTGAGTAATATATAATAACCTAAGACATAGCACAAAAACTGactaaatgaaagaaaaatcttATAATACAATCGTTATATGTATAATATCATTAATGTCTAATTGTTGTATGACTTTCTAATTTAGAGATTTTAACTCCAAACTCTTGACATCATGCAGAAAATTTTGGTATTACAAGAAAAGGATTCCCCCAATAAATATAGGCTCCTGCACTTTTTATTCATTCAGCTAAGTAAATGTTCAGATTTCAGAAATCTTGTGACTCCCACAGTGATtggaaacaaaaaaagaaaatttatcaaGATCACAAGTAGACAATAATTAGCTTCTAAATTAAAAAGCCATTGCAAGGGGAGTTGATATCAAGGAAAGACAAATTAGATTATGCAGAGTAATTAGTCTTAAATTTTATGGCAGACTTGGACCAAATATAATTTATGCTGCCGACGTCCGTTAAAAACccacaatatttttttttaaagaaaattttgagacacacgacttttaaaagtgtgacgagAGCCATAAACCTGGTCACAAAGTTCAATGTGAAAATTTTATCGTTTAAATGGTTAATTttacacttttatttttttacatattagggctttattattataaatagccatTTTCTTGACTATTTGAGTATTTTTTTCAACTTTCGAGAATTCAGTAAGAGTTTCTTCTTTTAACCTTTCGTTTTTCTAAATTTCGTCTTAGCTAAACGTTattagttaaaactcctgaAAGATTCTAATAAGTCCTATTTCAGTTGGTATCAAAGTGAAATTCATCCATGGCCGACAATCAATTGGCATGACTCGGTGCAATTGAGGCATTCTTGGCAAAATTGAGagagatgatcggacagctaGCCCTACAATAGGGTAATAACCAACCCACTAAAGCCGAAAGCCCACAACCATTTTCAAATCATGTGGTCGTAAATCTTGTGATCGCAAATCCTATGACTGCCAATCCCCAATAGGATTATCACAAAAGTTACAAGATAAAGACAGattttcaaaacttttctggttcgtTGGATGTAGAATCTGTCCTTAATTGGTTGGCGGACGAAACTAGCTGTTGATGAAGTAGACGATTGAACAACGATTCTTGCCTAGTGATCACGCTCAGATTTTATATAACTGGTATCATAATTgtattcaagggagttgaagggtGGATGAACATATAgaggagtttttgaggttgTAGGCGAGGTGTGAAAACTATAAGAACGAAGCCcagcaggttgctcattatcaaaGGAGATTGAATCATGACATTCGCTGTATGATGGGAGTCGCTGCGATTTTCACTTTGGTAGATGCTATTGAAATGGAAAAAAGAGCAGAAGAACGTGTTGATTGGCAGTCTCGACCTCAATCTAAtcgaaattttaattacagaaattctAGTTCAACAGGAACTCAGTAGTATAGAGGTAATTACAGTGGACAACCTTCTAGGattgtaaattctggcaatcctCAGAGTATtgtggaagaaaggagagacagtaagGGAAAAGCAATCACCGCTACAATAGACAAAGGAGACAGAATCAATCCTTATCAGAAATCAACAGGAGACATATGTTATTGCTGTAGGCAACTTGGTCATCGATCGAATGGTTGTCCAGAATACAGAGGAGTTAATAACGATTGTCGACAAGTTAATGTGGTTGAGTAGGTGGTTGAATATGAGAAGGAAGTGGATGACGATGATGGATCTATATGATAGAGGGCGTTCTATTTTTTGGATTTGTTGTTAGTGCAtaagggatacatgttgatgagaagaaggtagaagcaatatgGAATTGACCCATTCCTAAAACTATTTTAGAAGTTCGCAGCTTTTATAAACTTGCTACTTTTTATCGgcggtttatcagaaatttcaacAGTATTGTTGTCCCTATCACAGACtgtttgaagaaagagagagtgcagaaGTTTACTTAGATTGACACTGCCAGCAAAAactttgaagagattaaagataagcttacttctgcccctattcttgctctacccgattttgataaactgtttgatattgaatgtgatgcttgtagAGTTGGGATTGGCGGTGTGTTATCGCAGTCTAATAGGCCTATTGTCTTCTTCAGTGCAAAAGTGAATGATACTAgaaagaagtggtctacttataAGCAGGAATTATATGCAGTATTTCGGACCTTTAAAACTTGAAAACAGTATCTAATGGGGCAGAAGTTTATTATTCACATcgatcatcaatctttgatttACTTTAAGACTAAAGaatatgtgaataagatgcatacTCTATAGGCAGCTTATTTTGGAACTTTTGattatgtcataaaatataaggCTGACCATAGTATTAAGATAGTAGACGCTTTGAGTAGGAGGACTgctctgttgattacagttaGTTAGGAGGTCGTGGGTTTTGAATTTctgaaggatttgtatgctGTAGATGATGATTTTGT
This genomic window contains:
- the LOC110606862 gene encoding subtilisin-like protease SBT3, giving the protein MGEKMKMLPLFLFFLACPCFFDARSAISALEDRATYIVHMDKSLMPKTFNNHQDWYSSICNSLKSTYNNLSSSHNDHSLPSSFVYSYDNAAHGFTAVLSSSQLQTLRNSPGFVSAYKDKTATVDTTHTYKFLSLNPSTGLWPASNFGEDVIIGVIDSGVWPESKSFRDDGMTAVPSRWKGICEEGEEFNSSMCNSKLIGARYFNKGVIAAHPGTKIFMNSPRDIFGHGTHTSSTAAGNYVEDATYFGYATGTARGMAPRARVAMYKVLWEEGRYASDVLAGMDQAIADGVDVISISMGFDGVPLYEDPIAIASFAAMENGVVVSSSAGNEGPDLGTLHNGIPWLLTVAAGTIDRSFAGTLSLGNGQTIIGWTLFPANALVDNLPLIHNKTFSACNSTKLLSQAQFGIILCDDIGEVFNQMNAIAASPNVAAAIFISNDPSLLELGGSYSPSVVISPSEASAVIEYATTYEKPSASMKFQQTITGTKPAPAAAIYTSRGPSPSYPSILKPDIMAPGSQVLASWIPNGQSAQIGLNIYLSSDFDMISGTSMACPHASGVAALLKGAHPEWSPAAIRSAMMTTANPLDNTQNPIIDNGAEKFAHASPLAMGAGQIDPNRALDPGLIYDATPQDYVNLLCSMNYTKNQILAITRSKRYHCSNPSSDLNYPSFIALYDNKTTSVMVQKFKRTVTNVGEDAATYKAKVTAPKGSIVTVSPTTLVFGKKYDKQSYCITIKYSGDKKMSVQFGSLVWIEENGVHTVRSPIAVSPLVIAGGVVANAV